In Leptospira brenneri, the following are encoded in one genomic region:
- the sthA gene encoding Si-specific NAD(P)(+) transhydrogenase, translated as MSINRFDLLAIGGGPAAQKAAIQASKMGKKAAIIEKDPYLGGGCVHYGTIPSKSLQETSRFYRNLKLSKLHGLQSPQTATLTLQELMFRASTVIEKEEDVTREQMIQNRVTTLTGWGKVIDAHHVEVTDSAGRKKVYETENILIATGSSPRRPTNENIPFEDGLIYDSDGLFAMKKMPTSLAVVGAGIIGSEYATIFSHIGVQVHLFDSQSRILGFLDEDISNEMTRIMQQSGISIHVDSSITNYKKLPNDEGFELTTNRGEVVRVNQVLISRGRLGNVDNLGLESVGIVPNDRKQILVNENYQTNVSNIYACGDVIGFPSLASVSMYQGAYVAKHMFGHPSVPVDSEEFPIGIYTLPEIATIGPTEEALKARGVSYGVGMARFDTITRAQISGDQVGLLKIIFDKQTRRVLGVHIISDKATELIALGQCVVNLKAPIEYFTEHIFNYPTMIGAYKNAANDALLREK; from the coding sequence ATGTCCATCAATCGATTTGATTTACTCGCCATCGGGGGCGGTCCTGCCGCACAAAAAGCAGCCATCCAAGCAAGCAAAATGGGAAAAAAAGCAGCCATCATAGAAAAAGACCCTTACTTGGGTGGTGGTTGTGTCCATTACGGAACCATTCCTTCCAAATCCTTACAAGAAACAAGCCGGTTCTACCGGAACTTAAAATTGTCCAAACTGCATGGCCTTCAATCTCCCCAAACAGCAACCCTAACTTTACAAGAGCTGATGTTCCGTGCCTCCACAGTCATTGAAAAAGAAGAGGATGTGACTCGGGAACAAATGATTCAAAATCGTGTTACGACTCTCACCGGTTGGGGGAAGGTGATCGATGCCCACCATGTAGAAGTAACAGATTCTGCAGGAAGGAAAAAAGTCTACGAAACAGAAAACATCTTAATTGCTACGGGTAGTAGCCCTCGTAGACCTACCAATGAAAACATTCCCTTTGAAGACGGATTAATTTATGATAGCGATGGACTCTTCGCTATGAAAAAAATGCCAACGTCATTGGCTGTGGTGGGTGCTGGGATCATTGGATCAGAATATGCTACTATTTTTTCTCATATCGGTGTCCAAGTACATCTTTTTGATTCACAAAGTAGGATTCTTGGATTTTTGGATGAGGATATATCCAATGAAATGACTCGCATCATGCAACAATCGGGGATTTCTATTCATGTTGATTCTTCTATTACTAATTACAAAAAACTTCCGAACGATGAAGGATTTGAACTCACAACTAACAGAGGTGAAGTGGTTCGTGTTAACCAAGTTTTGATCTCTCGTGGTAGGTTAGGGAACGTGGACAATTTAGGTTTGGAGTCTGTTGGCATTGTCCCCAATGACCGAAAACAAATTTTAGTCAACGAAAACTACCAGACAAATGTTTCTAATATCTATGCTTGCGGTGATGTCATTGGATTTCCTAGTTTAGCATCGGTGTCGATGTACCAAGGAGCATACGTCGCCAAGCATATGTTTGGTCATCCATCGGTTCCAGTAGATTCGGAAGAATTTCCTATTGGAATTTATACCCTTCCAGAAATCGCAACCATTGGCCCTACCGAAGAAGCTCTCAAAGCGAGAGGAGTTTCTTATGGAGTGGGGATGGCTCGGTTTGATACCATCACACGTGCTCAGATCAGTGGGGACCAAGTGGGTCTTTTAAAAATCATTTTTGATAAACAAACGAGAAGGGTTCTTGGAGTCCATATCATTTCGGACAAGGCGACAGAGCTCATTGCTCTCGGACAATGTGTGGTGAATCTCAAGGCTCCCATTGAGTACTTCACCGAGCATATTTTTAACTATCCCACCATGATCGGAGCCTATAAAAATGCTGCGAATGACGCCCTATTAAGAGAAAAATAA
- a CDS encoding RNA polymerase sigma factor codes for MSQIYERSHKRIYDFLYKYTQNADTAMDLMQDSFLSFHKHYSNAGLSEEKSVMVLYTIARNLSINYAKKFSTTREIVSDEIEFHSHNPKLETKAEYQDLEDRLYSFLGELSEEERSALLLKNVEGFQLVQIAEILGVSVSTASRLVIKATDKVLAIAKRENLVPD; via the coding sequence ATGAGTCAAATTTATGAAAGAAGCCATAAGCGTATTTATGACTTCCTCTACAAGTACACTCAAAACGCGGACACGGCAATGGATTTGATGCAAGACAGCTTTCTCAGTTTCCATAAGCATTATAGCAATGCTGGCCTCTCAGAAGAGAAGTCCGTCATGGTTTTATATACAATTGCTCGCAATTTGTCGATTAATTATGCTAAAAAGTTTTCTACCACGAGAGAGATTGTTTCTGATGAAATTGAGTTTCATAGCCACAATCCAAAACTCGAAACCAAGGCAGAATACCAGGATTTAGAAGACCGACTTTATTCTTTTTTAGGGGAATTGTCGGAAGAAGAACGTTCTGCTTTGTTACTTAAGAATGTGGAAGGATTTCAGCTAGTGCAGATCGCTGAGATCTTAGGAGTATCGGTTTCTACTGCTTCCCGTTTGGTGATTAAAGCCACGGATAAGGTATTAGCCATAGCGAAGAGAGAAAACCTGGTACCGGACTAG